One genomic region from Moritella sp. F3 encodes:
- a CDS encoding LysR family transcriptional regulator, whose translation MNISGIDLNLLIYFDVLLREKNVTRAASMLNITQPAMSNGLRRLRTLLDDPVLVRTSGGMTPTEKARKLAPVIRKLLLELEEALQEEKEFDQSSHRVFRIMASDYAESTLIPRLLSKLSKVAPNMTVDIMTPSDVTFHDVEEGKIDMAINRFDELPQSFYQKTLWHDSFTCMMNADNPIVNKFNLNHYLASKHVWVSKTGFGVGVGMNPHDVQKLGWVDEALDRLGKKRDIKVFTRNYNVAMQLALQDDLIATLPTQAALIHQNNSDYTLLEPPFPIPNIELKMIWSPLLHHDASHIWFRQLVLEAATELRTSSL comes from the coding sequence ATGAATATATCAGGGATCGATCTTAATTTATTGATTTACTTCGATGTTTTATTACGTGAGAAGAACGTAACCCGCGCTGCAAGTATGCTTAATATAACGCAACCAGCGATGAGTAACGGATTACGCCGCTTACGGACACTGCTTGACGATCCTGTCTTAGTTCGCACCTCTGGCGGCATGACTCCAACTGAAAAGGCGCGTAAATTAGCCCCCGTGATCAGAAAGCTACTACTGGAACTTGAAGAAGCCTTACAAGAAGAAAAAGAATTTGATCAAAGCAGTCATCGTGTGTTTCGTATTATGGCCAGTGACTATGCAGAATCAACACTGATCCCGCGACTGCTGAGTAAGTTAAGTAAAGTTGCGCCAAACATGACTGTCGATATTATGACGCCGTCGGATGTGACCTTCCATGATGTAGAGGAAGGTAAGATTGATATGGCGATTAACCGTTTTGATGAATTACCACAATCCTTCTATCAAAAAACGTTATGGCATGACTCGTTTACCTGCATGATGAATGCAGATAATCCCATCGTAAATAAATTTAATTTAAATCATTACTTAGCATCAAAACATGTATGGGTATCGAAGACTGGTTTTGGCGTTGGTGTGGGCATGAATCCACATGATGTACAAAAATTAGGGTGGGTTGATGAAGCATTAGATCGTTTAGGTAAGAAACGTGATATTAAGGTATTTACCCGTAACTATAATGTCGCGATGCAATTGGCACTGCAAGATGATTTAATCGCGACGTTACCGACGCAGGCTGCACTTATTCATCAGAATAACAGTGATTACACCTTGCTTGAACCACCATTTCCGATCCCAAATATTGAATTGAAAATGATCTGGAGTCCGCTATTACACCATGACGCTAGCCATATTTGGTTCCGTCAACTAGTGCTTGAAGCGGCAACGGAATTACGAACGAGCTCTTTATAA
- a CDS encoding CS1-pili formation C-terminal domain-containing protein translates to MKIRCLLIIALMVNINLSHASIQSEGIIIPAEFTDLYQGHEELFTFEMASATDLLTIKVTSTPTSATLSASSINKIENYLLQNNIKKQAIANIINKMTSNIINANACHGKVAECTMIPDEFAFAYDYEQKHITFFANNKLLDKSKTSKIFHDSSNDLYGFINSMDFNYHYFNNSGSSLILRDKSLLGLKYGNVRSSLYLDSSSSDLDVEQLSYDYEFKNRRFQLGHFKYGYEQNSTAFLDLTGSYSQDVVNYSSSNNLISGGKQNNRSLYYLLPNQGRIEVYREGNLIYSKNVDAGQQSLSFRELPYGSYMATIVVISGGRELLTERQQIFNNSSFSLNQGEYDFSFSAGQLNDRYDEKKDRENSLAEPENKQQYDLWLQENSFVEAKATYQLLDSTLVGTRSLTNVGNSMVEIGAKKSFAEYANADVKYARFDNGSQFLSADTNIYNVGFGYERYHSADGEYSLDNYMLSNIGYQRLTLNVSATVYAGQGYLLFVNNKVDEANNGQEYVDQSDYWSVSAGYSHAFIANSTLNFSATYQSEDYRWNNDGWYAGILWSVPLSMDWSANSSMNLGHQGVEEFRNSISNNQQLSDNLSVNTEVGVTYMGNDYERSVDSDISSSANYHNSILNSDAYAYVSSDGTKSLNANLSTTQVISNSGKLYFTAEKSDAYIVVDAQSQQDTDQHRGLLSIYHEQELGYNDNIDQEDTVIAIDKYKDFNVRLDTESSNYISEDEHQANGYALPGTVISLDMDLVKIKTFITSFDDLNDNAVSEVQCTGEGCVDVEKIEQGVFKVSVIAGADYELFSHNQTCVTPSLDRNSSTISNVGNNYCLPGLYQEGAWSLANNNNQAIDLDGKQYYFLGVFDSEVDYPQTAQKLKNTGIETISRAVGKRQYLYARTTEMLTAMQQTLLNELNLYALNNFDSNNFTLNWD, encoded by the coding sequence ATGAAAATCAGATGTCTATTAATCATCGCATTGATGGTGAATATCAACTTAAGTCACGCGTCGATTCAAAGTGAAGGCATTATTATTCCCGCTGAGTTTACCGATCTCTATCAAGGACACGAGGAACTGTTTACTTTTGAAATGGCCAGTGCAACGGACCTGCTCACGATAAAGGTAACTTCAACACCCACATCAGCAACACTGTCAGCAAGCAGTATCAATAAAATCGAAAACTACCTGCTACAAAATAATATTAAAAAGCAGGCGATTGCTAACATCATTAATAAAATGACCAGCAATATCATCAATGCCAACGCCTGCCACGGTAAGGTTGCTGAATGTACAATGATCCCTGACGAGTTTGCATTTGCCTATGATTACGAACAAAAACACATTACCTTTTTTGCTAATAACAAACTATTAGATAAAAGCAAAACCAGTAAAATATTCCATGACTCAAGCAATGACCTTTACGGTTTCATTAACAGCATGGACTTTAATTATCACTACTTTAACAACAGTGGTTCTTCACTTATTTTACGTGACAAAAGCTTGTTAGGCCTAAAATACGGCAATGTACGCAGTAGCCTTTACCTTGACAGTAGCAGCAGTGACTTAGATGTTGAGCAGCTCTCCTACGATTACGAATTTAAAAACCGTCGCTTTCAATTAGGTCACTTTAAATATGGTTACGAGCAAAATAGTACTGCTTTTTTAGATTTAACCGGCAGTTATTCACAGGATGTCGTGAATTACTCCTCTTCAAACAACTTAATAAGCGGTGGCAAGCAGAATAACCGTAGCTTGTATTACCTACTACCTAACCAGGGCCGTATTGAGGTGTACCGCGAAGGTAACCTTATTTACAGTAAAAATGTTGATGCAGGGCAACAGAGTTTATCTTTTCGCGAATTACCTTATGGCTCTTACATGGCTACTATTGTGGTGATATCGGGTGGTCGTGAATTATTGACCGAGAGACAACAAATTTTTAATAACAGTTCTTTTTCTCTCAATCAAGGTGAGTATGACTTTAGCTTTTCAGCGGGTCAGTTAAATGATCGTTACGATGAAAAAAAAGACCGTGAAAATTCACTAGCTGAACCTGAAAATAAACAACAATACGACCTGTGGTTACAGGAGAATAGCTTTGTCGAAGCAAAAGCCACTTATCAGCTATTGGACAGTACGTTAGTGGGGACACGTTCATTAACTAATGTAGGCAATAGCATGGTCGAAATTGGGGCTAAAAAATCCTTCGCAGAATACGCAAACGCGGATGTGAAATACGCACGGTTTGATAATGGCAGTCAGTTTCTATCCGCTGATACCAATATCTACAATGTAGGTTTTGGTTACGAACGTTACCATTCTGCAGACGGTGAATACAGCTTAGATAACTACATGTTATCTAATATTGGTTACCAGCGTTTAACGCTTAATGTGTCAGCTACGGTTTATGCTGGGCAAGGTTATTTGCTGTTTGTGAATAATAAAGTTGATGAGGCGAATAACGGCCAAGAATATGTGGATCAAAGCGACTACTGGTCAGTGAGTGCAGGTTATTCACATGCTTTTATTGCTAACTCAACGTTAAATTTTTCTGCTACTTATCAAAGTGAAGATTACCGTTGGAATAATGATGGTTGGTACGCCGGTATTCTTTGGTCAGTACCATTATCAATGGACTGGAGCGCTAATTCATCAATGAACTTAGGCCACCAAGGTGTGGAAGAGTTCCGTAATAGTATCAGCAACAATCAGCAACTCAGTGACAACCTATCGGTTAATACCGAAGTGGGTGTGACTTATATGGGCAATGATTATGAACGCAGTGTTGATAGCGATATCAGTAGTTCAGCAAATTATCATAATAGTATTTTAAATAGTGATGCTTATGCCTACGTTAGCTCAGATGGCACTAAGTCATTAAACGCGAATCTATCCACCACACAGGTTATTTCTAATAGCGGTAAATTGTATTTCACGGCAGAAAAAAGTGATGCTTACATTGTCGTGGATGCACAGAGCCAACAAGATACCGATCAACACCGTGGCCTGTTATCTATCTATCACGAGCAAGAGCTCGGTTATAACGACAATATAGATCAAGAAGATACGGTTATCGCCATTGATAAATACAAAGACTTTAACGTGCGTTTAGATACCGAGTCCTCTAACTACATCAGTGAAGATGAGCATCAAGCCAATGGCTACGCACTACCCGGTACAGTGATCAGTTTAGACATGGACTTGGTAAAAATTAAAACCTTTATCACCTCATTTGATGATCTTAATGATAACGCGGTATCTGAGGTGCAATGTACTGGTGAAGGCTGTGTTGATGTAGAAAAAATTGAACAGGGTGTATTTAAAGTCTCTGTCATTGCAGGTGCGGATTACGAACTGTTTTCACACAATCAAACCTGTGTAACACCCAGCTTAGACAGAAACTCAAGCACCATTAGCAATGTTGGTAATAACTACTGCTTACCTGGATTATATCAAGAAGGTGCTTGGTCACTGGCAAATAACAATAACCAAGCAATTGATCTTGATGGCAAACAATATTATTTCCTGGGTGTTTTTGACAGTGAAGTTGATTACCCACAAACGGCACAAAAATTGAAAAATACAGGTATTGAGACAATCTCTCGTGCGGTGGGTAAACGCCAATACCTTTATGCAAGAACCACCGAGATGCTAACAGCAATGCAGCAAACATTATTAAATGAATTAAATCTGTACGCCTTAAACAACTTTGATTCAAACAACTTTACATTGAATTGGGATTAA
- the gshB gene encoding glutathione synthase, with protein MTIKLGIVMDPIADINIKKDSSFAMLMEAQNRGYELFYMEMQDLFMLEGRAYAASRSLKVQQDPANWYELGEETNHLISDLDVVLMRKDPPFDTEFVYATYMLERAEDEGTLIVNKPQSLRDANEKLYTAWFSEFTPTTLVTRRKDKLRAFHNEHKDVILKPLDGMGGASIFRLNEQDKNVSVIIETLTEHETRYCMAQKFIPDIKDGDKRILVIDGEPVPYCLARIPASGETRGNIAAGGRGEARPLSESDWKIAKALGPKLKEKGLIFVGLDVIGDKLTEINVTSPTCIREIETAYDVSITGMLMDAIEVRLNKA; from the coding sequence ATGACAATTAAACTTGGCATCGTGATGGATCCCATTGCAGACATCAACATTAAAAAAGACTCTAGCTTTGCAATGTTAATGGAAGCGCAAAACCGTGGTTACGAACTTTTCTACATGGAAATGCAAGACCTATTTATGCTTGAAGGCCGTGCATATGCTGCGTCTCGTTCATTGAAAGTACAACAAGACCCAGCAAACTGGTACGAACTAGGTGAAGAAACTAACCACCTAATTTCAGATTTAGACGTAGTATTAATGCGTAAAGATCCTCCGTTTGACACTGAATTTGTTTACGCCACTTACATGCTTGAACGCGCTGAAGACGAAGGCACATTAATTGTTAACAAACCACAAAGCCTACGTGATGCGAATGAAAAACTGTACACCGCATGGTTTAGTGAATTCACGCCAACGACGCTAGTAACACGTCGTAAAGACAAATTACGTGCGTTCCATAACGAACACAAAGATGTGATCTTAAAGCCATTAGATGGCATGGGCGGCGCATCAATTTTCCGTCTTAACGAACAAGATAAAAATGTTAGCGTGATCATCGAAACATTGACTGAACATGAAACGCGTTACTGCATGGCCCAAAAATTCATTCCAGATATTAAAGATGGCGACAAACGCATCTTAGTCATTGATGGCGAACCAGTACCGTATTGCCTAGCTCGTATCCCAGCAAGTGGTGAAACGCGTGGTAATATCGCAGCTGGCGGTCGTGGTGAAGCACGCCCATTGTCTGAAAGTGATTGGAAAATTGCCAAAGCATTAGGGCCTAAATTAAAAGAAAAAGGCCTGATTTTTGTTGGTCTAGACGTGATTGGCGACAAGCTAACTGAAATCAACGTGACTAGCCCTACTTGTATTCGTGAAATCGAAACTGCTTATGATGTTAGCATCACAGGTATGTTGATGGATGCGATTGAAGTACGTTTAAACAAAGCTTAA
- the ruvX gene encoding Holliday junction resolvase RuvX, which yields MSNAENGQRTLLGFDFGTKSIGIAVGQELTGTARPLVAFKANDGIPDWDLIEQQIKEWQPDLVIVGKPLNMDGTEQEITKRATKFANRLTGRFNVKTEMHDERLTTKDAKARLFEEGGFKALQKGAIDSASAMVILESWMEAQYGAEL from the coding sequence ATGAGTAATGCAGAAAACGGACAAAGGACCTTACTTGGTTTTGATTTCGGAACTAAAAGTATTGGTATCGCCGTTGGTCAAGAGCTCACTGGCACAGCACGACCGCTTGTGGCATTTAAAGCGAATGATGGTATTCCTGATTGGGATCTAATCGAACAACAGATCAAAGAATGGCAACCAGATCTGGTTATTGTTGGTAAACCACTTAACATGGATGGTACCGAGCAAGAGATCACGAAGCGTGCGACTAAATTCGCGAATCGTTTAACAGGCCGTTTTAATGTTAAAACCGAAATGCATGACGAACGCTTAACAACGAAAGATGCCAAAGCCCGCTTGTTTGAAGAAGGCGGTTTTAAAGCCCTGCAAAAAGGCGCAATTGACAGTGCCTCTGCCATGGTGATTTTAGAAAGCTGGATGGAAGCACAATACGGCGCAGAGCTTTAG
- a CDS encoding YqgE/AlgH family protein produces the protein MDSLQDHFLIAMPSMKDGIFERSVIYICEHNNDGAMGIIINLPVNISIDELLSQTIEPDLDDETAAQPESKKTIDEPVFKGGPVSEDRGFVLHTAYPGFSSSLQINDELMITSSLDVLATLGTNKQPDKYIVALGYSGWTKGQLEQEIADNSWLTINADENILFNVPVHQRWEQAVQKIGIDVSQLSSQVGHS, from the coding sequence ATGGACTCTTTGCAAGATCACTTCCTTATCGCAATGCCAAGCATGAAAGATGGCATTTTTGAACGCTCTGTTATCTATATTTGTGAGCATAATAATGACGGTGCGATGGGTATCATCATCAATCTGCCCGTCAATATTTCTATCGATGAGTTATTATCACAAACTATTGAGCCAGATCTCGACGACGAGACAGCTGCACAGCCAGAGTCTAAAAAAACCATCGACGAACCGGTATTTAAAGGCGGTCCAGTATCTGAAGACCGTGGTTTTGTATTGCATACTGCCTATCCAGGTTTTAGCTCGAGTTTACAAATCAATGATGAATTGATGATCACGTCATCACTTGATGTGTTAGCAACACTTGGTACCAACAAACAACCTGACAAGTATATCGTCGCGTTAGGTTATTCCGGTTGGACTAAAGGCCAGTTAGAGCAAGAAATAGCAGACAACAGCTGGTTAACCATTAATGCCGACGAAAATATTCTATTTAACGTGCCAGTACACCAACGCTGGGAACAGGCCGTACAGAAAATAGGTATCGACGTCAGCCAATTATCTAGTCAGGTAGGACACTCTTAA
- the rsmE gene encoding 16S rRNA (uracil(1498)-N(3))-methyltransferase, which yields MRHPRIFESGELIVGSSFELSPDGAGHVGRVLRMTTGDTLTLFNGKGGQYQATIEQTTKKSVTVHIDEFQDINSESPLKIHLGQAISRGEKMDFTIQKSVELGVTTITPLFSERCGVKLSGERLEKKVQQWQKIVISACEQSGRNFVPQVLAPKQLKDWAAEETTELKLNLHPRAKYSINTLPEPTNGVRLLIGPEGGLSADEISMTEQFNFEETLLGPRVLRTETAALTAITALQCRFGDLG from the coding sequence ATGCGTCATCCTCGCATCTTCGAATCCGGCGAACTAATCGTAGGTTCTAGCTTTGAATTATCACCAGACGGCGCAGGCCATGTTGGTCGTGTACTACGCATGACAACCGGTGATACGCTAACTTTATTTAACGGTAAAGGTGGCCAGTACCAAGCCACAATTGAACAAACCACAAAAAAATCAGTGACAGTTCACATTGATGAATTCCAAGATATTAACAGTGAATCTCCATTAAAAATCCACCTTGGTCAAGCGATCTCGCGTGGCGAAAAAATGGACTTCACCATTCAAAAATCGGTCGAACTGGGTGTAACAACTATCACGCCACTGTTTAGTGAGCGTTGTGGTGTTAAGTTATCTGGCGAACGTTTAGAGAAAAAAGTACAGCAATGGCAAAAAATTGTCATTTCTGCGTGCGAACAAAGTGGCCGTAACTTTGTGCCACAAGTATTAGCACCAAAACAGTTAAAAGACTGGGCAGCAGAAGAAACAACAGAACTTAAATTGAATCTGCACCCACGCGCAAAATACAGTATTAACACCTTACCCGAGCCGACTAATGGCGTGCGTTTGTTAATTGGTCCTGAAGGCGGTTTATCTGCGGATGAAATTAGCATGACAGAGCAATTTAACTTTGAAGAAACGTTATTAGGTCCTCGAGTATTACGAACAGAAACAGCAGCATTAACGGCGATCACCGCACTACAATGCCGCTTTGGCGATTTAGGATAG
- a CDS encoding XRE family transcriptional regulator: protein MELSFLLQQIRHELSLTQAEMVEQLSLFDDSFEHLDLITYSRWERNVSMPSTLRIVQLLSFAKYDKLAYLCKLDLKLSETKSNKFQKLADLHYQEEEVLLRAYYPIDKPNFIRYSATHPLADVKQIEKINAATSRVFDLPKTNLTERIAAAVKLQQSNQLFMVTCEDEEQRLCAHALYSVHDSSEKARLIADVKGFYRTPRELGVNKDKFLFSHTFTRFNFDWWLYNCYCMIDIICKNSDIKEIYCIVINKNMAKIYQNIGFELVEKFSTKIENTQGQSKLMSIKREDFLSNHGVITWIKEHQSFIH, encoded by the coding sequence ATGGAACTATCTTTTTTATTACAACAAATTCGCCATGAGTTATCTCTTACCCAAGCGGAGATGGTAGAACAACTTTCTCTCTTTGATGACAGTTTTGAGCACCTTGATTTAATTACTTATAGTCGCTGGGAACGTAATGTTTCTATGCCTTCCACACTGCGTATTGTGCAACTATTAAGTTTTGCTAAATACGATAAATTAGCCTACTTGTGTAAGCTCGATCTTAAGTTATCTGAAACCAAAAGTAATAAGTTTCAAAAATTAGCAGATCTGCATTATCAAGAGGAGGAGGTATTATTACGTGCTTATTACCCCATCGATAAACCTAACTTTATTCGTTATAGCGCCACTCATCCACTTGCTGATGTGAAACAAATTGAAAAGATTAACGCGGCTACTTCAAGAGTCTTTGATCTGCCTAAAACGAACTTAACAGAGAGAATAGCAGCGGCTGTCAAACTGCAGCAGAGTAATCAGCTGTTTATGGTGACATGTGAAGATGAAGAACAGCGTTTATGCGCCCATGCATTGTACTCCGTGCATGATAGCAGTGAAAAAGCGCGCCTTATTGCAGATGTAAAAGGTTTTTATCGCACACCGCGAGAGCTAGGAGTAAACAAGGATAAGTTTTTATTTAGCCATACCTTCACCCGTTTTAACTTCGATTGGTGGTTATATAACTGCTACTGCATGATAGATATCATCTGTAAAAACAGTGATATTAAAGAGATCTATTGTATTGTGATCAATAAAAACATGGCTAAGATCTACCAAAACATTGGCTTTGAGTTAGTTGAAAAATTTTCAACTAAAATAGAAAACACACAGGGCCAAAGTAAACTAATGTCTATCAAACGCGAAGATTTTCTATCAAACCACGGCGTGATCACTTGGATAAAAGAGCACCAATCCTTTATCCACTAA
- a CDS encoding short chain dehydrogenase, with protein sequence MKNVIIVGATGATGKQLMQQLMHDPTVENIYVVHYRKTAFAHLDKVTEFTLDLAQFNTLDITADIDCAYCCLGTTRKKAGSLAAFRQVDKDYIVNFGTWVANNTKAQLHVISAVGANAKSASSYLQTKGETEQLLRQLPLTALFLYQPTLLHGKRDEFRLMEAIAYYPLAILSLLPLPLLKQQKPIAIDQLANAMYQLSQQVTDGHHVISSLEIQQY encoded by the coding sequence ATGAAAAACGTCATTATTGTTGGTGCGACAGGCGCAACAGGCAAGCAACTCATGCAGCAGTTAATGCATGATCCGACTGTTGAAAATATCTATGTTGTCCATTATCGTAAAACAGCTTTTGCGCACCTTGATAAAGTGACTGAGTTTACGCTCGATTTAGCCCAGTTTAATACGTTAGACATCACCGCTGACATTGATTGTGCTTATTGTTGTCTCGGTACAACGCGTAAAAAGGCTGGCTCATTAGCCGCATTTAGACAAGTTGATAAAGACTATATTGTTAACTTTGGTACTTGGGTTGCAAATAACACCAAGGCACAACTACATGTGATCAGTGCTGTCGGTGCCAACGCTAAATCTGCAAGTAGTTACTTACAAACTAAAGGTGAAACAGAGCAGTTATTACGTCAATTACCACTCACCGCTTTATTCCTTTATCAACCCACACTGTTACACGGTAAACGTGACGAATTCAGATTAATGGAAGCGATCGCTTATTACCCGCTAGCAATATTATCTCTGTTGCCTTTACCGTTATTAAAGCAGCAAAAACCGATAGCCATCGACCAACTTGCCAATGCCATGTATCAACTAAGCCAGCAAGTCACCGATGGCCACCACGTGATCAGCAGCCTAGAGATCCAACAATATTAA
- a CDS encoding isocitrate lyase codes for MSTYNTDIDSVATLKAEHGSKWAAINPEYTARMRAQNRFKTGIEIAQYTADIMRADMENYDNDSSLYTQSLGCWHGFIGQQKMISIKKHFENNTDRRYLYLSGWMVAALRSEFGPLPDQSMHEKTSVSALIEELYTFLRQADARELGGLFRELDAARDAGDSAKVADTQDKIDNHVTHVVPIIADIDAGFGNAEATYLLAKKMIEAGACCIQIENQVSDEKQCGHQDGKVTVPHEDFLAKINAVRYAFLELGIDNGVIVARTDSLGAGLTKQIAVTNEPGDLGDQYNSFLDCDEITQAELGNGDVILKKDGKLLRPKRLPSNLFQFKEGTGEARCVLDCITSLQGGADLLWIETEKPHVGQIGAMVNEIRKVVPNAKLVYNNSPSFNWTLNFRQQIFDIMVEAGQDVSAYDRADLMNEKYDTTELSAQADEKIRTFQADSAREAGIFHHLITLPTYHTAALSTDNLAKEYFGDQGMLGYVKGVQRKEIRQSIACVKHQNMAGSDMGDDHKEYFAGDAALKAGGEDNTMNQF; via the coding sequence ATGTCAACATACAACACTGATATCGATTCGGTTGCTACACTAAAAGCGGAACATGGTTCTAAATGGGCTGCAATTAACCCAGAATATACAGCGCGTATGCGTGCTCAAAACCGTTTCAAAACGGGTATTGAAATTGCACAATACACAGCTGACATTATGCGTGCTGATATGGAAAACTACGATAATGATTCTTCACTGTACACGCAGTCTTTAGGTTGCTGGCATGGTTTTATCGGTCAACAAAAAATGATTTCTATTAAGAAACATTTTGAAAACAATACTGACCGTCGTTATCTTTACCTTTCAGGTTGGATGGTTGCTGCATTACGCTCTGAGTTTGGTCCATTACCAGACCAATCAATGCATGAAAAAACATCTGTTTCAGCACTAATCGAAGAACTATACACATTCCTTCGTCAAGCAGACGCACGTGAATTAGGCGGTTTATTCCGTGAACTAGACGCAGCAAGAGATGCGGGCGATTCAGCTAAAGTAGCTGATACACAAGACAAGATTGACAACCACGTGACGCACGTTGTGCCAATCATTGCTGATATCGATGCAGGTTTTGGTAACGCAGAAGCAACATACCTTCTTGCTAAGAAAATGATTGAAGCGGGTGCATGCTGTATTCAGATCGAAAACCAGGTATCTGATGAAAAACAATGTGGCCACCAAGACGGTAAAGTAACGGTACCACATGAAGATTTCCTTGCGAAAATCAATGCTGTTCGTTACGCATTCCTAGAGCTAGGTATCGACAACGGTGTTATTGTTGCGCGTACTGACTCATTAGGCGCTGGTCTAACAAAACAAATTGCAGTAACGAATGAACCGGGTGACCTTGGTGACCAATATAATTCATTCCTTGATTGTGATGAGATCACACAAGCAGAGCTAGGCAATGGCGATGTTATTCTGAAGAAAGACGGTAAATTATTACGTCCTAAACGTCTACCAAGTAACTTATTCCAATTTAAAGAAGGCACGGGTGAAGCACGTTGCGTACTAGATTGCATTACATCGCTACAAGGTGGCGCTGATTTATTATGGATTGAAACTGAGAAACCACACGTTGGTCAAATCGGTGCAATGGTAAATGAGATCCGTAAAGTAGTACCGAATGCGAAACTTGTTTACAACAACTCGCCATCATTCAACTGGACACTTAATTTCCGTCAACAAATCTTTGATATCATGGTTGAAGCAGGTCAAGACGTGTCAGCATATGACCGTGCAGACTTGATGAACGAAAAATACGATACGACAGAATTGTCAGCCCAAGCTGATGAGAAGATCCGTACATTCCAAGCTGATTCAGCACGTGAAGCGGGCATTTTCCATCACCTAATCACATTACCAACTTACCATACAGCTGCGCTATCAACGGATAACCTAGCGAAAGAGTACTTCGGTGACCAAGGTATGCTGGGTTATGTGAAAGGTGTTCAACGTAAAGAAATCCGTCAATCGATTGCATGTGTTAAGCATCAAAACATGGCAGGTTCTGACATGGGCGATGACCATAAAGAATACTTTGCTGGTGATGCAGCACTGAAAGCCGGCGGCGAAGACAACACGATGAACCAGTTCTAA